In Camelina sativa cultivar DH55 chromosome 17, Cs, whole genome shotgun sequence, the genomic stretch tctcttcaAAACCTTCCATCTCCCCCGCCGCTTCTTCGTGTCGTTCCCCTACGTTACGCTACATCTTCCCTGCAACTTGCTCCGCAGAACTTTTCTTCATGAGTCCCTTGTTACAAAGCCCATTAAGCAGCTCCAGAGCTTCCTTTGCCATACCTTCATAAGGTATGCCTTCCTATCAGAATCGTGTATGATGTCTCAGTCGGTTTACACCCTCTATTGATCATATAAACGAAGAAATCGATGGCACGATCCGTTTGCCGAGTCTTACAGAGAGTCCTAGCATTATAGAGTTAAAGGTGACAGCATTTGGCCTAACGCCCATCCGCTCAAACTCATGGAAAAAACTTTATGGCTTCGTCTACTTTACCTTCCCTACTCAAACCACCAACAAGAGAGGAATAGGTGATAGTGTCAGGCTTTAGAACCTCCATGGCTTGCTTAAGTTTCCCACTATCGCAAAGAGAACACAAGATGGTGTTGTAAGTGACAACATCAGGGGAAACACTCATCCTATCGAGAACAGATAAAGCTGTTACTGATCTCCCCAGCTTTACAGTACCCACTAATCATAACATTGTAAGTTATAACATGAGGAACAGCACCAGAGCCTTCAAGAATCTCCAAGATCTTTGCGGCTTTCCTCGTCTTACCCATCCTACAGAACCCGCGGATCAATGTCGTGCAAGGAATGATGTCGGGAACATTACCGTGGTAAACCATGTTCTCCAGAAACTTAAACCCTTCCTCCAATTCACCGGTTCTAACCATCTGACACAAATGGTTGTTACTCTCCACATCTTCCAACACAAAAGACGAATTCGCAGTGGTGTAATGGCCGTTACCGTTACCACTGCTATGCCCAGAGGAAGAATAAGTTTCGAACTTTTGAGCTCTACCGTTAAGACCGCCGCGAAAACAAGAACAAGTCGATTCCTTTTTCGTGACCCGAGAGAGATTTTAGACCTAATAATATTACCAGTGGTACGAACAGAGACGTCAAGCTTGTTACTTCGTTTACACTCGCGATGAAATTgttgaatcaaacaaaaccctTCTTGTACACTGCTTGTGGACACCATCAAATCCATATGTGgagatatatataacaacaaagtCTTCACTACAGAAACGAAAGCAAAGCTCGGAACTTAGACAAAACTAAACTTAATCCTCTCTAAGCCAAAGACATCGAATAAGAAATCTCAGAGTTagtggagaggaagaagaacagaggagGCGGGTTTGAAACAGAAGCAGTGAGTGAAAGGATATGgcactgttttgtttttttggcgtTTTGTGAAATTTGGGCCTTTTCCTCATAAATTAGGCCCAAAGTATATAAATTGGGTTCGGTGCGAACCGctctaaaattcaaaatcctTTGGTTCTGTTCTTAAAATTCAGAAAACCAGATTCGAACCGTATCTGCCCAATATCTCTCTGTTAACCGGTTCGTGTACATAAAGGCTCATATAATATCTCTCTGTTAACCGGTTGGTTTTTGATGAAAGTCAAATCTGCAATTGTTTGTTATAAAACGAAAAATTCGTAATAGAGATGTTTAGAAGAGACGTAAGTGAAAGctttaaaacacacaacacaaatgTCGTCGAACACTAACAACCGAAGTGTTTTGACGACANAGTGAAAGCTTTGAAACACACAAATGTCGTCGAACACTAACAACCGAATTGTTTTGACGACAAAGTCAAGATAATTATTCTCCCACTATACCCTCTTCTTTATCTCCCGTCCAAGGCAACATAAGTTCTCCTGATCGGatctatctctatatataaaaacatacgtattagaaaaaaaaacatgtacctCTCTACTTTGAGGTTAACATCAAAACCCATAAGACAATTTTCATCAATGTCGTCTGTTAAGCTGCAGTTGCATGATAAGGGCAATCATGTTGGTTTACTTTTTAACTCTTTCTCATCATGATCTTCTCTATGTCCATTTAGCTGCAGATATCAATTAAGAAAGACTGAAACATTTTGTGTTGCTGGTGAATGTATGGTATGTTCCAGGTGGTGATGGATAATGGCATTGCACGGGTAACATTATCAAAGCCTGATGGTATCGTTACCGGAATCGAATATAATGGCATTGATAACTTGCTCGAGGTTCTTAATGAAGAAGTCAACAGAGGGTAAATGGGATATATATATCCTTGCTTTGTTCCTaagtatattttttcaatttggaGTATGCATTGTCTCTGTTTTACTGTGTCTTATAacctttctatatatatattggatagCGAGCAAAGTCAGTTTCTTGCGTTTAACCGTGCCAAGACTCAAATCAAGATTGCCTAAATTAGTAAATGGGTGCTCTGAAACCAATGACTAGAGTCTTAAGATTCCATTAAGAACCTACACAAACAGTTATTGCAtagatctctctgtttctcttgtttAAATTTCACAAGTTTCGAGCCAAAAGATTTCATTTAGatataaaatgtaaaagtaTTCTTCAGGTATTGGGATCTCGTATGGGGAGGATCCGGAACAGCTGGTGGATTTGATGTGTAAGTCTTCTATGCAAGTTTAACGCCAAAATTGTAGTTTGATCCCATAAAACTGACGAAAGGTTCAATGAAATTCAAAGCATGCTAATGTATAATTACTATCTTCTTTTGGGACCAGAATCAAAGGAACAAACTTTGAGGTAATAATGAAAAACGAAGAACAAATTGAGCTTTCTTTCACAAGAAAATGGGATCCATCACTAGAAGGCAAAGCAGTCCCTCTGAACATTGACAAAAGGTACTTCAGTCTTTTGAGATGCATAATGTTATTTTGATCTTGCTTCCTTTTCAAGATTACTAAAGAAAGGTTGTTATTAAGCTTTGCTTTTACCCTTGTTTTCTTCCGGTTTTAGGTTGACGATAAGTACCATTCATGTGAGAACAAAGACATTACTGTCCATGGATGGATATGCACAGAGCAGCCGTCGGTTGGTTTCTGGCTCATAACTCCTAGCCATGAGTATCGAACCGGTGGACCTCAAAAACAGAACTTGACATCTCACGTTGGACCTACTGCTCTTGCtgattaatataaaaatgttttcctTTAAAACAGTTAGAAATGTAGACAAGAAGTTTAACGCTGGATCCTCAGGTAATTTATGAGTGCACACTACACAGGGGACGATCTAGTGCCAAAGTTTAGTGAAGGAGAGGCATGGAAGAAGGTCTTTGGCTCTGGCAAGATGCTAAATCTATTTAAACTCGTCTACTGATGATTGTAATGACCCTCTTTGGCTCTGGCAAGAtgctaaatctttttttttatcttgttttgttaGACTaacaaatcaaacattattatattcatttactaatttgagaaaattttcattCTCAGATGAATGTGGAAACTGAAAGCTGTGGCCTTACAGTTTTCCAGCTTCAGATGACTATGTGAAAGCAGATCAACGTGGTAATGTTGTTGGCAGACTTCTCGTTCAAGACAGGTAAAATACTACGTGATGAGCCTCATTGATTGTAATGTCAGTAGTACgacaaatatatcatattttgtgGTTGTTAACACTAATTTATGCACTAGACACACTTTTTCACATATCGAATCATCTAAAAAcatacaataatttttgtttgtaaggtatgtagataaaaaaatttcattgcAGCCAATAGAGGTTATGACTGGAGGTCCACAAGTCCTTTCCAAGGGATCATGTATGATTACATCCGATTTGAAGCTCCCAGctaatcaaatttaattttcttgcaAACATTGTTTCATAAAGTATaaccaaaaatttgatttaaaatgtttgtttgccagtttttttttttttttgtggtaataCAAATAGGCCTCAAATCAGAAAAAAACTATTGCAAATATAGGCCTCATGTTTCTGAAAATATACGATTTGAtctcaagttttaaattttatctattttatgaaagtttaagatttgattttaagttttaacttttaaatattatacagAAAACCCAATTGAAAAAAGGATTTAATTCTCTGGTGCCCCTATACCAGAAATTCTTTTCTGCATCACTTCCACTTATTCTCACTATCCCTTCTTTAATGAAATGACGAAACTACCCTCtaacaattttgaaaagaaaattgaacgTACAACTACATCCAGTTGTACTGGATATCCCTTAGTTGTATCTCCAGTTGTACCCATCGCATCTTAGTTGTACCCGTTGCACCCTAGTTGTACCCGTCGTACCCTAGTTGTACCCGTTGCACCCTAGTTGTACTAGTTGCACCCTAGTTGTACCTCGCATAGTGGAATTCGAACTCTGGGCGCGCGGATGCGCATGGAACTCGCAACCACTGAGCTATTGTGTTTTTCATTGAACATTTAccgatttaattatatttaacctttaaCAATCTTCATTAAGGATAATATTGTCTTTTTACCATTAAGaggtttttgagaaattgttttgatgaataGGGGTATTAGAGATTACTGtccttgaaaaaaataaaaatcgttGTGTGCTGGTTAGATAAATTTTCAAACGCGTCGTCGatgaaatcaaaatcagaaagcGAACCGAGTCCTTGAGGTAAAGAACCGGTTAACTTGTTCGTGTGGAGAGAGACTAACCAGATCCTTGAACTTTGAACTCGCCAAACTCCGGCGGAACCTCACCGGAAAATTCGTTTTCGAACATTAGATTAACCAGATTCCTTGAACTCGCCAAACGAGATTAGTCAAAGACCTGAGCTCCGATAAATCGCCGTGTAGAAGATTCGTGGAAGCATCCAAGTGAGTCAGGTTCTTCAAGTTTCCGAGTCCGGTAGGGAGTTTTCCGGTCAATGAGTTGTTGTAAAGCTCTAACTGCCGGAGATTAGTAAGCTTCGTGATATCCGGCGCCGGGATCTCGCCGGTTGTTAATTCGCTATCGGAAATCTCCAAATTCCGAAGCTCCGTCAATTCTCCGATCGCCGGCGATGCTGCAGTTCCGACAAGTAGAGCGACGAGAgttttgtgagagaaagaacCTCCACCGTCGCGTTTCGTAGCGATCTCCACGGGAACTCACCGGAGAAGtcgctgttgttgttgagataCAGAAACTGCTTACTGATTCAGAGATGACAATTAACTCAGTGAAAGCACCGGAGAACAAATTGTTCCCGAGATCCAAATATATACTTGAGATCCTCgctatgagagagagagaaagagagagaagagagagagaggtttgatAATAATGGCaaagttgagagagagagggagagagagaggtttgatAATAATGGTAAAGTTGTTCATCTGCCATTAAATAAAGAGAATTTTATCACTTAAGCTATGTACAGTGTCAAATGTTTTTAGCAATGCCATTTTTCTCAATCCATTTTCCCGTCTGCCATAATCTTATTACGAAAAGACTATTATACcctcattttattttaaaacataaatctaATTATTTTCTCTGTCTTCTCTGCAATTTTTGGAGAGTTGAGATAAATCAGACAATTAAATAGGCATCGTTAATCGCAACGCATCAATAACCTAAATATATTTCTCCAAACCCTaatcctctctttcttcttccatttttgtctcttttgaCTTCTCATCTTTTTCCATTTCAATCTCTTTCAGCCATCGGTGGTGCCATAAATTCTAAAATCTTCGTCTAATCCGTCTAACTCTGCCGGATCTAGTTTCGTAGTATCCATACCCGACACCACTTGGTATGATGATAGTCAACTAATTTGCGTTGTATTTAAGGTTtatgatttcatatttttaccctattttttttggctttcagTCTTCCCCAAAACAGCGAAGAAAATCTTTCTGGTGGCACCTCTAGCAGGTAAGGGGAGATAATGGTCCACAATTCTGTAAATTGTTTATGCATTAATCGTTTTTTCctattgttttcttctctttacccTTACTTTTATTGTTTCAGTGGTGACTTGGACTTACTAGATGCCGATATTAGTAAGGGAGATCTTACGGACGCTGTCGGACGGAGGTAAATCTGTTGTCCATCCACCATCATTTGTCCTCTGCgttatttggtttttggtgGTTGTTATGTTGAAAACTGTTCGGGTAGACGAAGCATTATTGCGATGTCCATCCGTATTTACTCGTCAACCATAAAAAACGTTGTCCACCAATATTGTCTATCACCACGAACCATTCTATTCTCTACATATATCGTGTATAACTTGAAGATACTAGATAGACCAATGTACTTGTCTATCCATTCTGTTGTCCACCTATATTGTGTATGCCTAGAAGAGCTTAGATAGATCAATTTAGTTGTTTACTCATTTTGTTGTCCACCAAACATGTCCTTCTAGTCATATGCCACATCCTATTGTCTACCTATATTGTGTATGACTTGAAGAGACATGATAGACCAACTTAGTTGTCTATCCATTCTGTTGTCCACCTATATCGTGTATTTTACTAGAAAAGTCTAGATAGACCAATTTTGTTGTTTACTCATTTTGTTGTCCACCTATATTGTGCATGCCTAGAAGAGCTTCGATAGACCAATTTAGTTGTCTATCCATTCTGTTGTCCACCTATATCGTGTATTTTACTAGAAAAGTCTAGATAGACCAATTTTGTTGTTTACTCATTTTGTTGTCCACCTATATTGTGCATGCCTAGAAGAGCTTCGATAGACCAATTTAGTTGTCTATCCATTCTGTTGTCCACCTATATCGTGTATTTTACTAGAAAAGTCTAGATAGACCAATTTTGTTGTTTACTCATTTTGTTGTCCACCTATATTGTGCATGCCTAGAAGAGCTTCGATAGACCAATTTAGTTGTCTATCCATTCTGTTGTCCACCTATATCGTGTATTTTACTAGAAAAGTCTAGATAGACCAATTTTGTTGTTTACTCATTTTGTTGTCCACCTATATTGTGCATGCCTAGAAGAGCTTCGATAGACCAATTTAGTTGTCTATCCATTCTGTTGTCCACCTATATCGTGTATTTTACTAGAAAAGTCTAGATAGACCAATTTTGTTGTTTACTCATTTTGTTGTCCACCTATATTGTGCATGCCTAGAAGAGCTTCGATAGACCAATTTAGTTGTCTATCCATTCTGTTGTCCACCTATATCGTGTATTTTACTAGAAAAGTCTAGATAGACCAATTTTGTTGTTTACTCATTTTGTTGTCCACCTATATTGTGCATGCCTAGAAGAGCTTCGATAGACCAATTTAGTTGTCTATCCATTCTGTTGTCCACCTATATCGTGTATTTTACTAGAAAAGTCTAGATAGACCAATTTTGTTGTTTACTCATTTTGTTGTCCACCTATATTGTGCATGCCTAGAAGAGCTTCGATAGACCAATTTAGTTGTCTATCCATTCTGTTGTCCACCTATATTGTGCATGCCTAGAAGAGCTTCGATAGACCAATTTAGTTGTCTATCCATTATGTTGTCCACCTATATTGTGTATTTTACTAGAAAAGTCTAGATAGACCAATTTTGTTGTTTACTCATTTTGTTGTCCACCTATATTGTGTATGTCTAGAAGAGCTTAGATAGgctaatttatttgtttactcaTTTTGTTGTCCACCAAAAAGGTCCTTCTAGCCATATGCCACATCCTATTGTCTACCTATATTGTGTATGACTTGAAGAGACATGATAGACCAATTTAGTTGTCTAT encodes the following:
- the LOC104755166 gene encoding uncharacterized protein LOC104755166, with product MYLSTLRLTSKPIRQFSSMSSVKLQLHDKGNHVVMDNGIARVTLSKPDGIVTGIEYNGIDNLLEVLNEEVNRGYWDLVWGGSGTAGGFDVIKGTNFEVIMKNEEQIELSFTRKWDPSLEGKAVPLNIDKRLTISTIHVRTKTLLSMDGYAQSSRRLVSGS